The DNA sequence AAGGGTTCATGACCACTGGTTGCTGAAGGGTAAGAGAGGGGTGCAGGGTAGTTGATGACTAAATTAAATACATTTACATAGAAAATTTGAGCATGCTTGATTCAGACAAGATACTTCACACCAGCCAcattattttgattattttattttatatcaaaaaatTATTTGTGTATGTACCGATTTTGTGTGAAGACAGGTGCTTATTCCCTCTATCCTACCTTTTCTCGTATCAGTCCTACATCAGCATTCCTTTGGCATGAAATGCAGTATAAGATTCATGTACTTTGACTTATTTCATGTCAATGCTCACTGAATGTTATAAAGACACTAAAATAATTATAACAATTATTTTGCATAAAATTTcagttaatcaagaaaaatgtgGGGAAGTATGCTTTCAAATTCCAGCCAAATTAAAATATGTGCCTTCTGCTTATTCATTTAGACAATCGCAGAAAGTTTGATTATGAAGCACTAAAACCACAGGTGCTAAATAATTGAACAGTTATGTGACTTGCTTAATTAAATGCGCACAAGCAGTAGTTGCTATTCTAGCTGTTATGATAATAACTGGCATATTAAGGTAATGAGCATCAGTACCTTTCGACGACCTTCTCCTGATATTTGAGCAATGAGCTTACCATTTGGACTAACAATAGCAAAAGTGGGCCATGAACTTATGCCTAATTCTCTCCACAAGTACATATCTCCATCATTTACAACCTAAGATTATAAACAGTGGTAAAATTGAGTAGAGGAAAGTACAAATGTCCAAAAAAATTAGTTTATTATTAAAATCAGCCTCTCTTGAACCCAAAAACAGCAcagatttatttaaaattttcatGTCAGTAAGATTACTAATGATTACAAAAAACACGCATCTTTTGGATTATAATACGTTCACTACTAGGAACATTTCATTTCAATccttttaaattattttagttaacATCTAAAAGACACTGAATTGTCACCAGTACCACACTCCTCCACAGTAAATTTGTCCATTTTGTAGCTCCTCATCACCTGATAAGATCAGAAGTTATCTTAACATAATCCCTTTGGACAAAAAGCATCTTATGCCTTCTCGATTTAGGCATAATCTTGTGAGAGAACCAAATTAGCGACTAATCCAATCCTACACCCTATTAAGTTGTGAATGTATTTGGCTTTATATCGGGAACTCTTCAAGCTTTTGTTGTCTGCAATTTTTGAATTTGGCTACCTGTATTTTCAAAAATATTGTAATTTCTATTATTCGTCATTTTGAATAAAAGAACGGTTGGATATAGTTCATGATTAAAATACGGGCCCATCCAACACCATATAGTTTTGAGAGAGCCGGTAATTTAACATAATATCACAGCTTATTTTTGTCTGTGTGTTTTGTCTCATTGTCCACTTATACGAGTGAGGATAACACCATAGGTTTTAGTATAGCTGGAAACTGAAATGGTATCAAAGAAAAGGTTGGTTACCAAAATGGTAGCAGAGCGAAGATTGGAAGAGGTCTCGAGTTCAGCTCCCACACAACATTCAACGCACCCACAACATTTAATTAGCATCCAACTCATCCACAACATCCCAATCACCATCCACAACATCCAACTAACTACAAAATTCAACTAATTCAaaaaaatccaaatcaacactCAACTCACCCACAACTTTCTTGCTAAAATGAAGTCCCTAGGCATTGTCCGCTCACTATTTGCCGAATAGGCCTTGAGTGATCATCCATCAAGTCTTACAATGCCTTTTCGAGGGAGCTTTAGCATCATTAATTTTTAGCAGCGAAACTCGTTGAAAAGCATCTCAGTGATCTCACGCCACTTCAAAAGAATCTTGGGGATCTCCAACATGACTTCCCCAAATTTCATTTTATAAAGAACAATTTAAGTGTTGCATGACTTCATCaaatttcattttttatttttaaacgtCAGTTTAACAGTTTTAGATTAGTACTTTCATGCTCACTCCGCTCTAATGTGAAACGTGATACATAACCTTAAAGCTACCGTCCAAAAAGTGAATGTTGAGATTGCCATGATGGAAGATTTGAAGGCTAGCATGAGGAGATAAAGGAAGCTTCTCAATAAGTTTACGTCAAGGACTATAGTACATCATGAGAAAACACATCCGAAATGATATTGTGTGACTCTATCGTAGATCGGTTGGAGCCTATCCAAGAGAGACGTGGCCATGACTAGGAACTCCGGTTGATTTGGATGTTGTAGGTGATTTGAAACTCGTACGTGAGTTGGATGGCGGGAGTGAGTAGTAGGATAGTTGTTACGGGTAATTTGAATGTTGGTGGTCAGTTGGATAATGATTTGAATATTGTCGATTAGTGAAGAGTTAAATATTTAACATGGTATTGGAGCTCGACATAATCTCGGGTTAAAATCCATTGGTGTTATTGCTCGATTTAGGTTTTGGGTTCAAGTCCCCGCTCCGTCAATTATTTAAATTTACATGTTTAGTTTATATGTTTCATGCTATACAATTGTTTACTTATAAGAGTGAAGTGGAGTGTTGCATATAGTATATCATCCAATTAAACCTCCATGCTAAAAGCCTTGAGAGAGCTATATCCTCTGATACCCcaaatattcaaaatattttaaaaaatggGACTAGTCAACAAAAACTATACATCTATATATATCATAATAATATTCTACGTCTCATATAccaaaaaagagaaaaaaaatgcATTTCTACATGCATCAAGATAAGAAATAAATATAGCAACTTAACATGCAATCAGTACCGATTTAATGAAAATTTATTGTGATCAATGTAAAAGTAGAACACACTAAACCACAAGCATATGAGTGACACAAATAGCATCCTTAGATTATAGCTGTCAATCTTGTTAATCTTTATTCAGGGATTACGCAATTGCTTGAAATTCTTAGATAATAAAAGTTATATTACTTCAAAAATGATATTGATATTTAATGTTTTTAAGAAAAAATCGTCAATATGGTCTTTCACATACCGGGTGTGTGATTCCATAGCGTAATACTGCATTGCGAATAGCTTCTAGGTCTTTCTCATTGTCAAACTTTGCTGAGTGAACTCCAACAACAGTGAACTGCACAACAACAATTGTTATTAGACAAAGTCTCACAATGAGAACATCATAATATGCTTATGAATTGACTCATCTAAATTTATCACAACTGACTTTTGAGAAGACTAAAGTTCAATGTCCATAACAAAATTTAAAAAGCATAAGATTATAACATGTTTCGGGAGATGGAGGCAAGGACGGAGGCTCTTTATACCAATGGTGTGCTATTCTTCCACCCTCAATTTTGGGAAGGTAAGCATTACTTATTATGTAAGAATTGATAATTTTACTATGACAAATTTTACAATGAAAAGTGGTTATTTCATTCCAGGCTTCTTGTTTACGCCTAATTCTAGCTTTGTTTTAAAAAACTTATTATAGTTTTTTATGTCTTATTTAATTTTCAGACTGTTAAAAACTAAAGCAATTTACATTACCCGGTGTATAAATAATATTCTTATCAACTTTATGTCAAATATAGATACAAAATAACTAAATTCAAACCCAAAAAACTCCAACAATTTACATAGTGCTTACATATTGATTGTGCTCGGGTTTGAACTTAATATTCAGTTATATTTGTATCATATACTTTACACAAAATCCATTTCAAAATCAAGAAGGAAAGCTGAAAATGATTAGCGGCTTAAGTTGCAAGAACGCATGACATTTAATGCTCCATTCAAGTGATAGTTTATTGTTTAAACGTACATATGTGGACCTAAGACGAGTAGCTGACCAAATATCATAACTTAAAATTTAGTGCTCCAATTTGATTATTAAGATAAAAACCATTGTGTCATGCCTTATGTGGACCCAGGACCATGTTGGGGACTAGTATACTATAATTACACAAGTTTCATATATATCTAAATATTATGTTTAATATTACAGGTGTCCGCTATGGGGGGATCCCACCCTGGTTCAACCATTAATGAAGAAAGTGCAAGTTTAAATTCAATTGGTGATGTTGAGTGAAATGAAATAATATTGCAAGTAAAAGTAAGTTAGATATTCATGCATAAAATATCACACAAAATCTTTAAATCTTGATATAAAATAGTTTCAGATGCGCAGGAATAAAAAAATTATGCTTCAAGAATAATGAAAATAATTAGTTGACTAAAATTGAAAAGAATCTCACTGGCATATCCTTGTACTTCCTCTCTAAAAACTCTAGATCGGGCAAGACATGCATACAATTTATGCAACAGTATGTCCAAAAGTCCAGGAGAACCACCTTTCCTTTCAAATCCTGTTCCATATTCCAACTGTTAGAATAGACAATTGTCATTGTTATGGTCCACTTGACGCAGTGCTTACAAACTCTAGTTGTAGCAAATTATTTGCATCATTTATAAAGAATCAGATGCTATTTACATGAAAATGAAAATAATGTATTACTTTTTCTCCTAAAGCCCTAACTAGTTCATTATCTACTATTAAACCTTGCCCAAGAATAACTTCTACTTACACAAATAAACAACATGCTCAGATAAACTATCGGGAGAAAACAAACAAAGAAAATGAAAATAAGCAGACTATTGAGTAAAATATTTCTCATGCTAAACTCAAAAAGGTACTAGCGTATTGTAGCATGTTGATGAAAGGTGATATACATAGATGTGGATTACTTAGGTAAAGAGATTCAATCACTCTTAACAAGTGAACATTGCTTAAAAAAGGAAAAATTACATAATCATTTACCCGGCTTAGCTGAAGAGGAGCAGTATTTAACCAGTCAAGTTTTGGCGGAAACTCTGGTACAGTAGGTGCAGTTCCCCTTGTACAACGGAAGATGCAACAAGATCAGGTTAGAAGCAATCAGACACATATTAATTTTTACTGTTTCAGTATAGTAAAATATCAAAACTGTTTATGTTCACTTATGATATACACACACACAAGCATAAACACACATACAAAAAGTCGTATCGGGTACACAAAGCTCCTACAGGGTTTGAGAAAGGTCCCGATGTACGCAATCTCACTCATATTTTACACCAAGAAGCTCTTTAGGGATCGAACATATGACGTAGCGGCTAGCAAGTGGACATTTGACCATCCATCCAAAAACGAATTTAAGATAAATTCACTTGAAGTCAAATTTAAGCTCTTTAAGATACAATAAGATAAGCCTAAGATTTATTTCACATCTTGAGGACAAATTTATTTACGTTATCAAGTTACTATTGGAGTCAAACTCAATTCATCTGACACCATAATTTATGTAGGTCTCTTTATGTATATATTTTAACCTTTCCGGTCTTTTATGATCTAATGCATAtacattttctaaaaatttatatGTTTTGATTTTAATTAAGATGCAATATTATGACAACATGAAGTATGTCGTGCCGAACAATCTGTTCTGAAATTAGAATCCCCAAGGACTTATCCTATTTTCAAAGATGTATTTCAAAGATTTAGATAAAAAAACAAATAATTAgcaaaaaaatatcaaaaattctatttttctcCAAAAATATTGTGCCCTACTTGGTAAAGATAAACCAATGCAGGTAAAGATAAACCAATGCAGGTTTATTTGTAACTTTTGTTTGTGATATAAGCATAAAGAATTTTGTAATTATGATATTTTAGGAGGAACATCTTATTCTGAATTCTTTTTTAGTTTGGAGAAAGAATGACATGTACTACAAATATAAACCCAACAGTACCGCAGAAGTGGCTCAAAAGGAATggtaaaataattaattaatttaatcatcaaaatttgaAAAGTGAATTGCAATCAAAATAGATAAAAGAGCAACATAATTTATTTGACTCAGAACATGTAGGATTAATAACATGACCTTTAATTTCCATAGTCAACGTCAGGCCCTATATATTCACATAGAGAGGGAAGTAACTCTCGCTTACTTGCTCTCTAGATCAGAAATGTAGTTCACAAACTGCTGAATTCTCGGGCGAGATCCTTCTGTATATTTATAATCAATTTACaaagattaaaatccaacaaACATGACACTTAACGACTTTAAAAGCATGGAATGTATATTATTCACCTACTAGAAGATGTACATTTATATAAATTAATACAGAAAACAAGACTGTCGAGGCATACTTTTCTAACCAGACAATTAAATGCCCATTTTTATAATCAGACCTTCGCTTTCTTTGAAAGGAGGACTACCAACTCCAAATAATAGATTCCATATAGCTTTCGGAGATGCATATTGCATTGACTGCAAAATGTAGAGCAACTTCCGGAGATCATACagtaaaataaataaaacaaaaagtATTATATTGTCCCCTCCGCATATTTATACTAGATTTCATCTTCAGAAAACAACCAGCTTACATAATAAATATCCTACTGTTCTCTGCTTCCTATATATTCCAACTTATACCTTCCAGTTTGAAATGGCAAAGACAAGACATGTCAACGATATGCCCAAACTACCATATCTCAAGATATCTCTTCGAGTACCCTGTAACCTgaaatttatttcacaaaataaGATTTAACTTATCcttgtatacatatatatatatatatatttggacCGCATTAAATATATCAATAAACTGTGTATACTATTATTTGTCATTAAATAAAAAGTATTAGATTATCATCTCTTCAAAACCAAAACGCTCTTTTTGGTTGGATGGAATTCAACGAAATTTTTCCTATCTTGTGTGTTAttttgtttataattttcattccTTCCTCTATTATATTCCTAACAATTTAAAATAGAGCTCAAACCCTCCAATTATTTTCACAAACCTcataataaaaaaaattgcaaCCTCTCCTTTCTGTTTTTACTTTTCCCAGAAGAATCTTCTTTTGATATTGTTCACAATTTTTAAAATATGCCTCCTAAAAAAGCGGAGAAAAAGTTGTTGGGAGTGCGTAATATTTATATATAACGCTTTGAAGGGTGCACTTAAAATTTACCGGAAACTGACTAAAAAAAGTATGGAGCTCAAAAAAGGTAGAAAGAAAAATGTGTTAAACCTGAACTGTATGAGACCATCTATATATGTGTTTCTTAATGCTTACCCTCCTAAAGCCACACTATTTGCGGAATATTCATCCTGGGAAGAACTAGTCCCTCTTATATCATTTAGTAACTCTTGTGAGGTTTCTGTAGAAGAGTTGTTAGATCGAGGTTCCTTCACCTCTGGATCTGCAACAGTTTGTCATCATCAGCACCCATTTCTCCAAAAATAAGAGGCTAGAGTTAAATAAAAGTAAACCAGAAAAACATCACACGGAAAACAACATAACAGATATTCTCATCTCAAACTCAAGAAACCAAACCAGGGTTTACACATCAATTTACAGGTGCATGCAAATTTAACGAGTGGTAGATAAAAGGAAACAATCACATCCATAAATTGATGTTTACCAAACAAATAGATCACGTGCTTCTTCAAAAAACGCTATATTAATTAAACACCTATTGGTACTGTTCGTACATAAGGTATAGTTGGTactaattaaaaaaattacatacAAGAGGAACCACATAGAATGTCAGTAAGTGAAATATTTCCTATATCCCTTCTGATAAGTGATGGATCAGCACTCCTAAGAATATCTTCGGATAAAGTTGTTGTCACAGCAATGCATCTGCAGTCGACCATATATTTCATGATAAGTACAAAAAGAGAAGTCTCCATATCCATGTTTCAAAAAATAGGCAAACAAAATCACATATAAGCTGAGGCTGCAGAACTTTACACATAAAGAACATAAGCTCAACTCAAACCATATGGAACCGACAtcatatgcatatatatatacaccatAAAACAACAATTCAGGGTTGGCAGTCACACCTCATTTCTGCTGCGTTAGCAGCTTGCACTCCAGCCAAGGCATCTTCAATCACAAGACACTAGAAAGAAAAATACAATGTTATATTTGTCGCAGATATGAGATAATAGAGCTCAGATGAATATTATCCATGAATATGAaagatttaaaaattatgaagaCATATAAAGGTATCACTATTATTTTATGTCCCAGAAAAATGTCAAATATGAAGATGGCTGAGAATCATTTTCCTTAATTTCCCCATCATTCGATCCAATCCAACCTAAACATACACAGCTAATAGTCAATTTACAAAATCTCTTAAAACACACCTCATTAGTCGGAACATCCAAAATCTTCGATGCAGCCAAAAAAATATCAGGAGCAGGCTTTAAATTTTCAAAAGCATCAGCTGAGACAATTGCATCAAACCTGGGAGCCGATTTCAAAgacattaaataaataaaactattagTATTTACATACAGAATGGAAGAAAAATGGGTAAGGAGGTATTCCGTACTTTACAGTATTCTTGTAAAACAATTAACATTAATATGTCAAAGTTTTATGGCTGATTTAGCAAACTAACAGGCAGTCCGGGAAATCAAAAAATGGTTTGAACATAcaaaaaactatatatatatattaattccTGGACACGGTCAATAAGCTTAATTTTAAAACCATCACTAACCACCATCTCTAGATATAACCCATTAGCAAATGCTAAGCCTCGCATTTTTAAGCGAACATGAAGATCCGCAACATGTTTTTTGATAGTGATAAATATAATACAATTATATTTTACCTAAAGCACAAATATTCAGTTGGTTTTGGTCTAAGGCTTTTGTGCACTTTTTTCATGGCAGCACAATATACAAATGTGCACTCCTTGAGCTAAACTCTGCTTTCCAAATACTATTAGAAACCATGAAATTTTTTAGCACGAAACAGGGTATAAATCTCAGAGAAACATCAAAGTGTAGTTAGCATGAAAATAGCGTAGAAATTAAAGAGCGCTAAAACATTAGTTCAACTTACATAGATAATTTTAAACCAGAAGCTGCTAGATTTGCATCAACCTTTATGCGGTCAGCACTAGATGCAACGCCTACTTTCAATCCACTGCTTTTACACTGTTTTAAAagaatcaatatatatatatatataatcacaACATTTCTTGGCCAAATTAAAACAGCTTAAGCTGTTCAGAGAATCATCCTAGTTACCTGAGTAATTAGTTCCAAGGCACCAGGGAATCCTATTCCAGAATTCGGTATTGCATACTACATGAAGACATACAACGGTTTTATAGCATTCCCTTTGATGCATTAGAAACAGAATACAACACGACAAATGTTCTTCACCACCTTAGTAAGATAGATCTCAAAAAACCGCGTCTTTGCTTGCTCAGTATTAAAATCCTTGACACCCTTTAACGTAGCAACACCTCCCAGAAAGTTAGCTTCACCTAGTCGatagaaaaataattaatcaataataGTAAATATAATTGATCATTGCACGACTATAATCTCCAATAAATGGAAACACGTCTAATTTATACCAACTGATCATTGCACGGTTCTAATTCATGCCAACTGACTATTGCAAGGTTCACGGTTGAACTTAGGAATGATCACTTTTTCTTTTGTTGCTCAAGCCTCTTTTTCTCTTCTTCTCTATATTAACAAATTACTTTATCCTAATTTGTAAAACCGTCTAAGTCTGAAACTGATAACATGTATGCTTTTCCTAAAACCTTGTTTCGCATCACTCTAACCACTAATTTGTTACCACTAATATGTTACATGTATACTACTCTTAGATTCGTGTCACAGCGGCTAGTAAAACCCTAGGAAGCGGAGAATTAACGAATGATCAAAGGAACGCAGTATTTATCATAATCGCAAACAAGTATCCTTCAATCAAAGTTATTAACCAATCGAGTTCTAATATATGGAGTTGAAGTATCAGTATCGTAATAAGTGAGTACCAGTGCCCATAAAAGGAATAAAATCCTCAACAGTAACCTTCACGCCCATTTCATCAAACAAATCAACTGCAGCTAATCTCGAAGCCTCTTCGCTATTACAAAGCACTCCATCCATATCAAACAACACCGCCGACACTTTTCCCCACTTGACATCCACCTCCTTACTCTTCTCCTCAATATTCACAGACGCTCGAACACTAATTCCACTCGCTCGTTTTCGAAAAATCGAAACAGAGGTTGTTGAGCGGCGGGAGAGTTGAGAAAGGGAGTGGGAGAGGAGAGATGGTGCGGAGGGAGAGGAGAGGCGAGATGATGaagaggggagagagagaggtGGGGGTGTGAGAGCCATTGTTTGGTTGGATCACGATTGTGTTTCAGTTTGAGTGTGGTTTTATAAATGGAAAGTGTGGTTGTGGCGGGGAGGGGTTTTTAACGGCACATTTTGGATTATGTTTGGTGGACCATCACGATATATCTCCGGGTTGTCAAATTAGTTGTCAATTTTgcaaaataattatatatattaatattttatttttactcaATTTTATTTATATCAACTTGCCAACATTCTACTCCAATAGTTAGCAATCTTTAATTGTTGTTTATGTGGTCCCTTAAATTAAATGGTAAACGACTCCTAAACTAAAAAAGATATTATTGATATAATTTTTTTGCATTTGTATATGTATTTTGACCATTTTAGGAAGTTGCCAAGTTTTGACAACCTTGGTAGGCAATCTCTTGGCAACCATACAACTCCAATAGGTTGGCAACCAAGGGTTTCATGTCATATAAGATTTGGCAACCCCTTAGCAACCTCTATTAGAGATGCTAAGAGGGGGCCAAGCTGAAAATTGTGCCAAAATTTACCCAATAAAGTGTAAAAATTCACAAATTTAAAAAGTTCAATCAATTTTGTGTATTCGGTCTATATGCTTTTTTTATCGCACGGAACCCGCAgtcgctacccttcgggtgcgcactgggtaaaccccacAGGCTCATGCAAAaacctgcaaatcacgtgaaacAGGATAAACCATCACATGAACTAGGATAAACCGCACTTAAGCGACAAACTTTGGTttaggaggcataatcataaattctcctcccgtgagattcgaacctgtgaccaagaggataattatcccctctttaaccaactgagtcaacccttgcgGGCTCGGTCTGTCTAATTTAGACTTTTTTTTTGAACAAACGTACTTACTTTCATTAAATCGAATCAATaagaaataaattaaaaatacCATCTGGAGTAATTTCAATCCACTCCTGAAAGGCCGACATGAATGAGTAGATTTCTCTAGCGTACGGATTACAGTATTCGCAGATTTATGGACAAACTCTATCAGCACTTCATCAAAGTGCTTAAAAAACTCAATACAATCTAGTACAATTGTATGAAAAAAATGATCTACCTTTTACTTCTTTACAAGCATCAACTAGCATTTTGGTATCCATCTCGAAAATACACTTCTTAAGACCAAGTTCCTTAGTCCATAAAAAAGCCTCTTTGAGTTTTACTGCTTCTGCCTCCCTTGATTACAAATTAGCTTAAATTTTTCTAGCCATGGCATAAAAAAGCTTCCAGTTTCACTCCTAATCACACAGCTTACCCCATTGTCAGTTGTTGCAAAGACTATGTTGTACAATCTGTGAAAAACCAAATTATAATAACAATCATGCTCGTATGTGATTAACAGAGTGGTGTAAATGAACAATGAACGAAATAAAATTAAATAGGAAGGAGACAAGAATGGAAAAAACCCAAGTCATGTGCGTGACTGTCTTCTTAAAGAGTAGTAGccctcaccgtatgtgcgagcaaatagcctcccaggataaaaaGAGTTCCAGTGAGGCAGAGTGTCGCTTCCAGCGAGTTTGAGATGACCAAGAAACTATCACTTGAATATTTGTAAAACTTAGGAGTCAAGAGAATGAGAATTAAGAGGCAACTCTTATTTTCTCGACATAATAAAACTagtgccctaagactctatttataaagagaggcttgaaaggacttatttctcttttcgatgtggtacatggtatttataagaaaaaataAGGAAGGGttttgtgctactctcgatgtggtacaaaaccactttttaTGTTAAAAGGTcaaactttggaacatcagttcttattcaccttttactcattttgagcgtgtaaatatgtgTTGAAATCCCCTCGTAGAGGATAATACATttcaataaatacacaccactaacacgtactgtgtctcactcatatagaaactcaaaatgattcacaacttaatctaaaatactaagtttttccaacaatcccccacaaatgagattgatggtcctGTAACACACACCACATAGTAAGATAGACGCAtagtttgacttggtgatagtttctttgATCAGATATaacatacgataggtagagaatgctccttgaaccttcgttCGAATAAGcatatcgactttactggtagataGTAGgcgtgcttgtccttgaactgtttGACCATTTGTGTAAACGATAATAcactcatcactatatcttttCTAATTTGTTCAGctctcatgattatgtccattttggccatggaacatcgtcctggttctgcaggagtttctaaagaattgtacccgacaattctcctttgaagcggcctAACTTCTCTCCCATATAGGTGATCTTTAACTTATAGAGTTTCCCACGTTTACTCAACTTAATTCCATGCGTTTACTCTTAAACTCCATGTATTCGCcaaaagatcattaaaagctcaaaagcttaacctcgtaccatATGGG is a window from the Apium graveolens cultivar Ventura chromosome 1, ASM990537v1, whole genome shotgun sequence genome containing:
- the LOC141665019 gene encoding protein SUPPRESSOR OF QUENCHING 1, chloroplastic isoform X3, whose product is MALTPPPLSLPSSSSRLSSPSAPSLLSHSLSQLSRRSTTSVSIFRKRASGISVRASVNIEEKSKEVDVKWGKVSAVLFDMDGVLCNSEEASRLAAVDLFDEMGVKVTVEDFIPFMGTGEANFLGGVATLKGVKDFNTEQAKTRFFEIYLTKYAIPNSGIGFPGALELITQCKSSGLKVGVASSADRIKVDANLAASGLKLSMFDAIVSADAFENLKPAPDIFLAASKILDVPTNECLVIEDALAGVQAANAAEMRCIAVTTTLSEDILRSADPSLIRRDIGNISLTDILCGSSYPEVKEPRSNNSSTETSQELLNDIRGTSSSQDEYSANSVALGGLQGTRRDILRYGSLGISLTCLVFAISNWKSMQYASPKAIWNLLFGVGSPPFKESEEGSRPRIQQFVNYISDLESKGTAPTVPEFPPKLDWLNTAPLQLSRDLKGKVVLLDFWTYCCINCMHVLPDLEFLERKYKDMPFTVVGVHSAKFDNEKDLEAIRNAVLRYGITHPVVNDGDMYLWRELGISSWPTFAIVSPNGKLIAQISGEGRRKDLDSLVEAALLFYGRRNVLSSTPIPLSLEKDNDPRLLASPLKFPGKLAVDVYNSRLFISDSNHNRVVVTDLDGNFLVQIGSTGEEGFRDGNFNEAAFNRPQGLAYNPKKNLLYVADTENHALRVINFVDEMVQTLAGNGIKGSDYKGGQKGNSQLLNSPWDVCFEPENEIVYIAMAGQHQIWEHNTLDGVTRAFSGDGFERNLNGSSSLNTSFAQPSGISLSPDLKVAYIADSESSSIRSVDLKTGGSKLLAGGDPVFSDNLFRFGDHDGTGSEVLLQHPLGVVCGKNGQIYFADSYNHKIKKLDPDSKRVSTLAGVGNAGFKDGAALEAQLSEPSGIVEAANGRLYIADTNNSLIRYLDLNKQEAKISTLELKGVQPPRIVSRSLKRLRRRSGVSTETVKVDGVSSSEGILSLKISVPEGYHFSKAGSTQ